The genomic stretch CAGATCGGCGCGGCACCATCTCTTCACGGCCTGCGTCCGCCGTGCCCCGAAGGGCACGGCTCAGCCGGTCACTTGACCGGCTGGATGCGCCACTGCTGGGCGATGCCCTGGTTGCACTTCCACTGCCAGATCGCGGCACCTTCGGTGTCCTGGGCGTGGCCGATGTCCAGGCACTGGTCGCCGGTGTGGGTGGGGCGGATCTCGTAGAGCTTGTTGACCGGGTCCAGGAGACCGAACTGCCAGTGCTGCTGCTTGCCGCCGTTGCAGGGCCACTGCCAGACCTCGGCACCGGACTGGGGCTGCGACCGGCGCACCTCCAGGCAGCGTCCGCTGACCACGTTACGCAGTTCGAAGGTGGAGTTCGCGGCGGGTACGACGCGCCACTTCTGGGCGTCGTTGCCGTTGCAGGTGAGCTGCTGCACCTTCATCTTGTCCTCCGCCGTGTAGGGGGAGGCGTCCAGGCACTTGCCGGTGTGGGCGAACTGGAACCGGACGGTCTCCGCGACCGGGGCCGGAGTGGCGCCTGCCGCGTGGGCGGTGGTCGTGCCGCCGGCCAGCGCGGCGACCATGCCGACCGTGGCGAGCGCGGCTCGGGTGATCCGTGCCATCGTGTGGATCTCTTTCTTCACAGTGTTGTCGTCACTCAGGTGAATGCGGTCGGCAGGCGACGCGTCAGGCGTTCACCGGCAGGATGCGCCAGCGCTGGTTGTCGCCGCCGTGGCAGTTCCACTGCTCGACGTTGGCACCGTCGGCCGCCTCGCTGTGCTTGACCTCCAGGCAGAGGTTCGGCGCGTGCTCGGGGCGCAGCTCGAACTGTTCCTCGGCGACCTCGACCAGGCGGAACCGCCAACGCTGATGGTCGCCCTGGCCGCACCACCACTGCCAGACGTTGTCGCCCGCCTTGGTTCCGGCGCCGCGCACTTCGAGGCACTTGCCGCTGTGCTTGGCCCGTACCTCGAAGGTTCCGTCACCGGCGGGTGCGAGCTCGAAGACCTGGTTGTCGAGACCGTCGACGCAGGTCGACTGCTCGGCGTTGGCTCCGTTGCGGAAGCTGCCGCCGGCGATGGTGAGGCACTTGCCGCTGTGCGCGACCTGGAGCTTCACCACGGCCGGGGTGGAGGCGGCGGACGTGGCCGGGGCGGCGTGGGCGGTGGTCGCACCACCGACGAGTGCGGTGAGACCGGCGGCCGCGGCCAGCGCGGCTCGGATGGGCCGGGACATCGTGAGTTCCGTTCTTCTGTTCAAGCTGATGGCGTCGGTGACGCCGGGTGGTTCCGGTGAGTCGGTCAGCCCGCGAGCGGCGTGGAGATCTTCCAGGTGGCTTCCTGCTCGAAGTCCTTGGCCGTGTCGTAGCCGTGCTTGCCGTTCTTGACGGCCGCGTAGAGGTCTCCCTTGTACAGCCGCAGCATGTGGCCCTTGTTGGACACGGACTCGAAGGACGTGCCGGAGCCGGCGAGGGCCTTGCGCGCACACCAGCTGGCGTCCTTGGCGAACTGCGGGGTGCGGTCGTTCGGAGCGATCCGCGCCCGGAGGTCCTTCAGCGACAGGTAGAAGCCGGGCTTGCGCACGGACTCGAAGGAGTAGCAGCCGGGCCCGCCGGCCAGCGCGTCCTTGACGACCCAGGTGGCGTCCTCGCGGTCGGCTTCCTTGCTCTTGGCGTTCACCGGAGTCACAAAGGTTTCGCCGCCGTCGACGCTGGACTGACGGATGTACCAGCCGCTCAGCTTGGGTGCCTGGAGAGACTGCCGCAGGGCACGGTGCTGACCTTCGAGAAGGAAACGGGAGACGGCCTCGGGCCCGCCCTTCAGCGCCTTCTCCGCCGCGGCGACGAGGTTGGGGCGCACGCCGGTCTTCGCGGCCTGGGCCTGGATCGCAAGGGCGTCCTCGCGCTGCTTGTCGGCGATCTTCTTGGCGTAGATCTCGGCGTCACGCTTGTAGGCCTGGGCGGCACCGGAGTGGATGAACATCTTCCAGTTTGCCGCGTCGGAGCTGTTCAACGCCTTCTGGGCCGCAACGAAAAGCTCGGAGCGCTGCGCCTCGACCGGCGTCAGGCGGATCAGCTCGCGAATGAAGTCGTCGTCACCGAGGCTCAGCATCGCCTCGGAGGGCACGACGCGGAACAGGGAAGCGGCGCTGTTGCGGGCGTTCAGCTCCTTGCGGCGCTCGGCCTCCTCCCGGTTCTTCTGCTCCAGCTCCTTGCGCTCGTTCTCCATGTCGCGGTCGTGGGCCTCACGGGCACCGTTGGAGATGAACTCGCGCCAGACGGCCGTGTCCTTCTCGCCCAGGGCGTCGGAGGCGGCCTTCTTGACCTCCGGTCCGGCGGCGTCATGCTTCATGATCGCGCGGATGAAGTTGTCGTCGCTGAGCGCCAGCAGGTCCGGGCTGTTCGGAATGCCGACCGCGATCAGGGCCTGGGACTTGAGCGTCCGCGCCATGCGGTCGGCGGCCGCCTGCTCCTCCTCCCGCTTCCGGTCGACCTCGCGCGCCTCGCCGACGCCGGTGGTGATGAAGCGGACGTGGTCATCGGCGGAGGTGCTGGCGATGGCCTCCTCGGCGGCCTGGCGCACCGCGCTCAGCTTGTCACCGGCGTCCTTGGCGTGCTCCCACAGCACGATGATGAAGTCGCGGTCGCTCATCCCGAGCTGTTCCGAGGTCACCTCGAAACCGAGCTTGTACGCCGCGTCGACCCGGTCCTTCTCGCTGGTGCGGATGACGTCCGCCGCACTCACCGCGCTTGCGGGAGCGGCGAAGGCGCCGGCCGGAGCGGCGATGCCGGTGACGGCAGCCAGGGCCGTGGCGGTGACGATTCCGTGCGTGACGAGACGCCGGGCGCGGGCGGAACCGGTACGCACAGGGCTAATGTCGTTCTTATGCATTTTTGTTATCAGGAACCCCTCTAGCCCCCCGTACGGGCGACCTGGACGTGTACACGACGAACGCCAGGGAAGTCTTAATGTTCTCTTAAAAAGAGTCAAATCAGACTTTCCAAAGTTGTCCGCTTTCACCGCCTACAAACAGCCTGGTGCGTTTTCAGCCCGACCACTTGCGGAACGCGAGGCCCCTCGCGCTCCGGAGGTGTCCGTCAACGACGGAGCCAACGACCAGCCACCAGCGACATGGTCGAGTTCGAAGGAGACCGCTGCCCGGACCGCAGGCGCCGCAGACCATGGACGGCGCGTACCTGGACGGCTACATCGCCGGCCATGGAATGGCGCTTCGAGCCCGGCAAGGACTTCGACACCCCCGGCCCGGGAACGACCTGGGCACGCCAGCGCATCCCCTGGTGTCCGGCGAACCGGACACTCCGCTGACCCGCGCACTCACCCTGGCCGACAGCACCTGGGCGGCGGCGATTCGCCGAGCCCGGGCCAGCATCACCGTGTCGCCGCCCGAGGTCAGTTCGCCTTCGACCAGCTCCGTACGTCCACCGGAGCGGGGGGGTGCGCACCTGGACGTGCAGGGCGTGTCGCGTCTCGGGGCTTCACGGCCCCGCGGTGGCGGTGCTGCTCTCGTGGCGGCCGTCGCCGAGGCGCCTGTAGAAGGCACGGCCTCCCGCTTCCGGCTGCTCAGCCGGCAAAAGATCAGTCATGGGGGCTGCCTACTGCACGCCTGCCGTTCCGGGCAATGGACGTTCGGGAGTCACGAACGCGCGCTGCTTGCGCGGGCGGTGAAATGAGAGCGGCAGGTGGCTTCAACTCGTCCTGACCGGCAGACTCCGCAGCCCGTTCTGGAAGTTGGAGACCAGCCGGACCGGTTCCCCCGCCAGTTCCAGGCCGGGCAGCTGTGCCACCACATGCCGCAGCACCGCCCGCATCTGTACGCGCGCCAGGTGGCTGCCCAGGCAGAAGTGCGGGCCGAAGCCGAAGCTGAGGTGGTCGTTGGGGGTGCGGGTGATGTCGAAGTGGTCGGGGGCGGGGAAGACCGTCTCGTCGCGGTTGGCGGAGGCGTGGTAGACGACGACCTTGTCGCCGCGGCGGATGCGCTGTCCGCCGAGTTCGGTGTCGCGGGTGGCGGTACGGCGGAAGTCGATGACCGGCGGCCAGTAGCGCAGCATTTCCTCGACCGCGCTGTCGGTCAGTGCCGGATTCCGGCGAAGGAGCGCGAACTGGTCCGGGTGCTGGAGGAGGGTGAGCAGGCCGCCCGGAATGCCGTTGCGCAGCGTTTCGTTCCCGGCCACGGCGAAGAGGAAGAACATGTTCTCGAACTCGGCACTGGTCAGGCCGCCTTCCCGTAGGTGGGCCATCACCGTTCCGGGGCGCGGGTTCTCGGCCAGCGCGTGGGCGTACGCGAACATGTCGGCCAGCGCGCGGCGCGAGCGCGGGTTGACCGGGCGTCCGTCCGGGCGGAGCGCCGGTGCGGGCCGGTGGCGCAGGGCGGCCCGGCCCATCGGGCTGAGACCGGCCGGGTCGGCGGTGCTGGAGTCGGCGTACGCGTCGTCCTGGTAGCCGATGACGCGGTTCGACCAGTCGAAGAGCAGTTGCCGGTCCTCCTCCGGGACGCCCATGACGTGGGCCAGCGTCCACACCGGGAGGTCGCCGGCCACGGTCACGAAGTCCGCTTCCCCCGCCCGCGCCACCGCCTCCACCAGCGCCCGCGCCCGCGCGTCGATGACCTCGGCCAACTCCCGTACCGCGCGGGGCGTGAAGGCCGCGGCGACGACGCGGCGGATGCGCGCGTGGTCCGGCGGGTCCTGGTTGAGCATCATGGCCCGGACGAAGGCGAGGTCCTCCTCCGTGTCCGGGTCGCGGATCTGGGTCGCGCCCAGGTACGAGGAGTAGATCCCGGGCGTACGCAGGACGTGTTTGACGTCGGCGTGCCGCAGCACCGCCCAGTAGCCGGTCCCGGCGGGCCAGCCGTCGACGGCCGGCTCCTCGATCCAGCACACCGGCCGGGTCGCGCGCAGTTCGCGGAAGAGCTCGTACGGAATCCCGGTGGCGTACGTCCGTGGTGTGAACACGTCGGCTGCTCTCACGCAGGCGACCGTACGGTATTACATCCGTTCGGGGGAATCGGGCCCGCTGGACGGCTGACGGCGGTCCGCTCTGCGCAGCATGACGGCGTGAAGGGATCGCAACGTTTCCGCAGCGTCCAACCTGCGCTTTTACTACCCCTGTTGGCTGCTTTCGTGATGATGTCGGCGCCCGCGGGAGCCCACGCACGATCGCCTGCCGCTCCGGCCCGGCCCGCCGACGCCTGCGCGAGCGCCGGGGTGGACGGGCCGGGTCGCCCGCCGACCGGCCGGCCGATGCCGCCGGGCTGGGGTGGGAATTGCGGCTGGCATTGCGGTTGGGACTGGGACTGGGACGCGAACTGGGGTTGGCATTGGAACTGCCCCACGCCGACCCCTACTCCTACTCCGACCCCGACACCGTCCCCGACCAGGCCGCCCAAGCCCACCCCCACGCCGACCCCCACCCCCACGCTCACCACCCCACCCACCCCGCGGCCCACGCCCACCCCCACCCCGTCGCGCCCGCGTCCCCGGCCGACCGCCCCCGCCGCTCCCGGGCCGACGCACACACCGCCCCGGCCCGCGCCCAGTGCATCCACGGCGCCCCCGCCGCCACCGGCCGCCCGGCCCACATCGCCGCGCCCCACACCGTCCACGACGCCCTCGGTCGCGCTGCCCCGCAAGTACGTCCCGTCCGCCCGCAAGCAGCAGCACGGCCATTCGGTCGTGACGACCATGCTGCTGCTCACCGCGCCCGCCGTGCTGGCGGCCGCCGCGCTGCGCCCCCGTTCGTCCAGGTCGTCCGGTTCCGCCGGGCACCGTTCCTCGTAGGAGGCCACCCCCATGTCGGAATGGCTGGTACTGACCATCGCGATGGCCGCGGTCTGCGCCGTCGTGCTGACCATCACGGTCCTCAGGCAGCGCCGCATCGGCGAGGACGACGACCCGTCCGAGACGCCCGACGTCATCGAGTACATGGTGATGATGGTGGGGGTGGTGTACGCGATCGTCCTGGGCCTGGCCATCGCCGGGGTGTGGGAGGCCCGGGGCGCGGCCGAGGACTCCGTACGGGCCGAGGCGCAGGCCCTGCACGAGGTCAGCGAGCGGGTACGGGCCTACCCGGCGGACGCGCGGGAGCGCATCCGCGCGGACGTGGACGCCTATGTCTCGTACGTCGTCCACAAGGAGTGGCCGGCCATGTCCGAGCAGGGCCAGGTCACCGACCGGGGCGGCGAGCTGCTGGACAAGGTGCGCGCCTCGGTGACCGACTACCGGCCGCGCGACGACTACGAGAGCCAGTCCTACCAGCCGCTGCTCGACCAGGTCGCGGCGGCCGACAGCGCCCGCAACACGCGGGCGGACAGCGTCGATCCGACGCTGCCGCCGGTGGTCTGGTTCGGGCTGATCACCGGTGCCGCGATCACCATCGGGCTGATCTTCACGCTTCAGATCCGCCGGTCGGGCCGCGAGTTGCTGATGGCCGCCCTCTTCAGCGCGCTGATCGCCTTCCTGCTGTTCCTGGTGTGGGACTTCGACGCGCCGTTCAGCCGCGGCATTTCGGCCTCCGCCGATCCGTTCACGGACCTCTTCCCGCGGTTGTGACGGACGCTGCGGCACGGCAAAAAGCGGCGGCGTCCCGGAAGCCCGTGCGATCATGCGCCCATGTCGTCGGAGCTGCCGGACCGCTCGGGCAGGTCGCCGGACCTGCCCTTCACGGATGCTCTGCGGGACCGCCTCGGCCCGGCCCGCAACGCGGTGCGGCTGAGCAGCAGTCCGCGCTCCCGTGTGTGGCGGGTCGAGCTGCGGGGCGCGCCCGCGGTGGTCAAGCAGGCGGTCGACGGCGCGGACGCGGACGAGCGGTACGCCCGTGAGGTGGCCGCGCTGCGGCTGGCCTCGCGGGTGACGCCACCCGTCGTACCGCGTCTGCTCGGCACGGACCCGCTCGCGCGCGTCCTGGTGCTGGAGCGGGTGGACCACCGGCGGCCCGCGCCGGACTGGGTGGTCGGGTACGCGGCGGCGCTGGCGCGGCTGCACGCGGCCACCGTGTCCGCACCGGCCGGCGGAACACCGCCGCTGCCCGCCTGGCCAGGGCCGGTCCCCACGGACATCGACTCCTTCCTCTCCCTCGCCGACCGCCTCGCGGCCCCGGTCCCGGACGGGACGGCCGCCGAGCTGGCGGCCCTGCTGCACCGGCTCGGCTCCGCTCCCGGACACGCCCTGCTGCACGGCGACCCGTGCCCCGGAAACGACCTCCACGCGCCGGACGGCATCCGCTTCATCGACTTCGAGCAGTCCTGTCTGGGCAACGGCCTCACCGAACTCGCGTACCTGCGCGTCGGCTTCCCGACCTGTTGGTGCGTCACGGCCACGCCCGAACCGCTGCTGCGCGAGGCGGAAGCGGCGTACGGAAGGGAGTGGGAGGCGGCGACCGGCAGCGCGCCGCCCGGCGACCTGGTCGACGCGTGCGCGGGCTGGCTCGTGCGGGGTGACGCGCTGGTGCAGCGCGCCCACCGCGGGGCCACCGACCACCTGGCCCGGCTGCCCGACGAGGACTGGGGGTGGGGCACGGTCACGGCGCGGCAGCGGCTCGCGTACCGGCTCGGCGTCGTCGCCCGGCTCACCGCGGACCGCGATGATCTGCGCGGCCTGAGCCGTCTCGCCGACGCGATGCGCGCCCGGATGCTCGGCCGTTGGCCCGGCCTCACGCCACCGCCCCACGAGCGCCCGCCGGACGACTGAACCATGTAAATCCCGCGCACGGCACGGGCGTTGGCACCGCACAACCCTTCGCCACCCTGTTCACCGTGCCCGACCTGTGCTTCGATGCTGCGATCATCTGTTCGCGCGAGCGCGGCAGAGCAGCGGAGCGCCAGAGCAGCGGAGCGGCGAAGCAGCGGAGAGAACGGGGTGGGCGCATGGACCGGCGGGGGTTTCTGAAGGGCGCGGCAGCGGTGTCGGCCGCGGGGGCGCTGGTGGGAGCCGGGAACGGGCAGGCCGCCGCGACAGCCGCCCCGCCCACCGGACGTACCGCCGCGCGCCCCCGGCCCGCCGCCACTTCCGTCTCCGTACAGGACTGGATGGAGGCCCTCCCGGACAGCACGCCGATGCGGCGGCTCTCCATCCCGGGCACCCATGATTCCGGGGCACGCCACGGCGGCCCCTGGGTCGCCTGCCAGAACACCACCATCGCCCAGCAGCTGGACAGCGGTATCCGCTTCCTGGACGTACGCTGCCGGGCCGTCGACTCGGTCTTCGCCATCCACCACGGCGCGTTCTACCAGAACCTGATGTTCGGCGATGTGCTGGTGGCGTGCCGGGCGTTCCTCCAGGCGCATCCTTCGGAGACCGTGCTGATGCGGGTCAAGCAGGAGTACTCCGAGGAGAGCGCGGCGGAGTTCCGGCGGATCTTCGACATCTATCTGGACGGCAAGGGCTGGCGCCCGCTGTTCCGGCTCGACGGCACGCTGCCCTCGCTCGGGCAGGCCCGCGGCAAGGTCGTGCTGCTCGCCGACTCGGACGGACTGCCCGGCGTGCGCTACGCCGACCCGCGCGTCTTCGACGTCCAGGACGACTACATGGCCGAACCGCTGCGCAAGTACCCGCTGGTGGAGGCGCAGTTCCGCAAGGCCGTCAGGGAGCCCGGCAAGCTGTTCGTGAACTACGTGAGCACCGCCGCCCTGCTGCCGCCGCGCTCCAACGCGGACCGGCTCAACCCGAAGGTGAAGGGTTTCCTGGACGGTGGCGAGGCGCGCGGCTGGACGGGGCTGGGCATCGTCCCGATGGACTTCCCCGACGAACACGGCCTGGCCGAGACGCTGATCCGGCACAACACGGGAGCGTGATCATGCAGCTGCGGCATTTCCCACGCATTCGCCGGCCGCGCCGCGCGGGCTGGACGGACCTGGTCCTCGCCCTGCTGCTGCCGCTGCTCACCGTCCCGGCGACGGGCGTGCCCGCGCACGCGGCAGGCGGTCCGGCCCACGATGCGACTCACGAACCCGCCCACGCAACGGCCCACGCGTCCGCCCACGCGTCGGCCCGCAATCCCGCCCGCGTCGTCGCGGAAGTGCCGGTCGGTGACCGCATGCTCGATCTCGGGATCTCCTCCCCCGAGACCGGCGCGCCGGTCAAGTGGGTGCGGCTGCTGCTCCCGAAGGGCTGGTCGAAGAACGCTTCCCGCACGTGGCCGGTGCTGTGGCTGCTGCACGGCGGTGGCGGCAATCACCGGGACTGGACCGACAACACCCACGTCGAGCAGTTGGCCGCCGGCCGCGACGTGCTCGTGGTCATGCCGGAGACCAGCGGGTGCAGCAGTTACAGCGACTGGTACAACTACGGCGCCTGGGGCTCCCCGGCGTGGGAGACGTACCTGCTGGACGAGGTGCGGCCGCTGCTGGAGCGCGACTACCGCGCGGGCACGACGCGCGCCGTCGCGGGACTGTCGATGGGCGGGCTGGGCGCGCTGAAGTTCACCGCGGCACGCCCCGGGATGTTCCGGGCGGCTGCCTCGTACAGCGGCGCCGTCAGCCCCCTGTACCGGTCCACCGACGGCGGCCTGTCCGGCCCGGACGGCGTCAAGCTGGGCGCGCTGACCTGCCTCGCCGACTGGAAGCGCGTCTGGGGCGAGCCCGGCTACCCGTTCGACACCGACGACCCGACCGACCTGCGGCAGCAGTGGCTGTGGAAGCGCAACAGCCCGGTGGAGCAGGCGGCGTCGCTGCGCGGGACCCCGCTGTACCTGTCGTACGGCGACGGGACCACCGACGGCGGCCCCGGCTGGTCCTGGGGCAACGGCGACACCCCGCCGGCCCCGTCGCCCGCGCGCTGCACCGACCCGCCCGTACACGGCACGCAGGACCCCGTCGAACGTGCCGTGTACGGCATGAACCAGCAGTTGCGCGCCAAGCTGGCGCGGCTGGGCATCCCGGCGACCGTGTGCGCCTCGAAGGGCGGGCACAGCTGGCCCTACTGGGAACGCGAGCTGGTCGCGTCGTGGCCGATGCTGATGCGCGCGCTGGGTGCCTGAGCCACACGGGCGTGGAAGAGCGGTCCCAGGACAAGGGTCGGCCGGCCCCCGGCCCAAGGCCCACGACCGCAGGCCCACGCCCCGGCCAACAGCCCCGGCCCCGGCTCCCGGCCCCCGAAAGAAGCCCCCGTCCCGGAACCGTATGATCTGCTGGTGAGCACGACCGAGCGTGACGGCGCCGCAGAACCACCGGATCCGGCCCCGGCCCCGGCCGCACCGCGCACCCGCCGCCGCGCCGCCGCCCTCGGCCTCTGTGCCGTGCTCGGTCTGACCTGCGCCGGCGCGGTTCTGGCCGTACGGGCCTTCGCGCACGGCGGGTATCTGGCGACCGGCGACCCGGCCACGGGCTCGTATGCCGAGGGGGCCGCCGACGGGGACGCGGCGGCCGACGCGCTGCTCTCCGGCCCGTACACCGAGCGCCCCGCACCGCCGCGCGCCACCGTCCGTACGACAGCGGGCCAGGACACGGCCGTACGCGGGGAGTCGGCCGAACCGTCGGTCTCCCGGCCCCTTGAGGCCGCCCCGACGGGGGTGTCCGCCCCGGTCGGCCCGCTCTTCTCGCCCGGCCACGACGGCGACGCCGACCACCACTGCACCGCCAGCGTGGTGCACTCCGCGACCCGCGACCTGGTCGTCACGGCGGCACACTGCGTCTACGACGGCGGCTTCCGGACGAATCTGGTCTTCGCGCCGGGCTACCACGACGGGGTCGTGCCGTACGGCGTGTGGGTGCCGTCCCGTATCGTCGTCGACCCGCGCTGGGCCGACGGGCGCGACGAGGACCACGATGTGGCGTTCCTGCGGGTGCGCCGCGCGCGCGGCGGCGGCCCCACCGGGCAGCGCGTCGAGGATCTGACCGGCGCCGAGCGGATCCGCTTCTCGCCGCCCGGCGGCCTGCCGACGCGGACCGTCGGCTATCCCGACGACCGCGAGACCCCCGTCGGCTGCCGCAACACCACCACCGCCCTGCCCGGCCAGCTGCGCTTCGACTGCGCCGGTTTCCCCAACGGCACCAGCGGCGGCCCGATGCTCACCGCCGTCGACCCGGACACCGGCCTGGGCACGGTGACCGGGGTGATCGGCGGCCTGGACGAGGGCGGCGACGACGAGACCTCCTACAGCAGCTGGTTCGGTCCGGACATCGCCGCCCTGTACCGCCGGGCCACGGCGGACGGCGCCTGAGGCGCACGGCTCACGCGCCGCGCGGCACCACCGTCTTGAGGACCTTCGGCAGCGGGTATCAGTCGGCGGTGACGATGCTGCCGTGGGCGGCGGCCAGCTGGTCGACGCGGGCCAGCGCCTCGGCCTCGGTGGGCCTGGTGCCGTCGATGACCGGGGGCACGTTGTGCGCGTCGGTCATGATCAGCAGGTAGTGGCGGTCGTCGTACCAGCCGGTGTCGATGCCGTTCTTCAGGTACGTGGCGGCGTCGCCGTCGAAGACCACGAACCAGGGGCGCAGCGCGGTCTCGGTGTAGCGGGTGCGCGGGTCGCCCGCCGCCGCGCCGTGCACCGCGGGGAAGGCGGTGGCCTGGTTCAGCTTGCCCTGGGCGGCGAGGTTCTTCAGGTGGGTGGCGTACTCGCGGTCGGTCCACAGCTTGTCGAGCGGATTGCTCTCCTCGACCGTGCCGGGTATCAGCTCGAAGAGGAACTTGCCGTTCAGCGCGGAGCGGGTGGGCCAGCCGTTCGCCCGTACGGCCTCGTCGAGGTCGTGGTGGCCGGTGGCCAGGTCGCCGGGCCCGTACACCGCGTCGCCCAGCCGGGAGCGGACCAGCGTGTCGAAGGCCGCCGGGCCCCGGCCGCCCTTGTCGTTGAAGCCGTCCTTCATCTCGACCTTGACCGTGATCGGGCGGTGGCCGGGGTGGGCGTCGTGCCACGCCTTCATGTCGGCGAGGCAGCCGCCGAGGTCCTGGTCGCGCTTCTTCGTGCGCAGCTCGCCCGCGGTGGCGGCGTTCACGCAGTTGCTGTTGTTGCCGAGCGGGTTGCTGTGCGAGACCCGCCAGGACTTGCCGAGCGCGTTGGTCCACACGTCCAGTTCGAGGAGGCTCGCTCCGGAGTCCAACGCGTCGGCGAAGTACGGGTACTTGGCCTTCTCGTAGGCGTTGTGGACGCCGACGGACGTGGTGGCGCCGTACGATCCGGCGGGCTGCGCCGCGCCGGCCGGGCCCGCCAGCGCCACGACCATCGCCGCCGCGACCGCCGCCGTTCCCGCGCACCGTGTTCTGCTCATGTGCCCCCGCTTTCGTTCCCTGGTCCCCCGGCCGCCCCTGGTGGCTCCGGAATCACCGGCCCCTCCGGTCGAGGCAGCAGCGTACGGGAGTTGACGGATGGTCCGCCCACCGGGTGGGTACGCGGGCCGGGATTCGCCGCGCCGGGCCAGCAAACCGGGATGTGGAGGACATGTACGGCATCGTGGACACCGTGGATACACCGCTCGACGACATGACACCCGGGGGCCGGCCATGAGCAGCAGCGACCGCGCCCGGGTCAGGGCCCTCCTGGACACCTACGGCCGGACCTACGCCGACGAGGCCGGCATCCGGATCAAGGACACGCCGCAGCCGCTGTACCAGCTGCTGGTGCTCGCGTGCCTGCTCAGCGCCCGCATCCAGGCCGGCATCGCGGTGGCGGCGAGCCGCGCGCTGTCCCGGGCCGGGATGCGGACCGCGCGGCGCATGAAGGACGCGACCTGGCAGCAGCGGGTGGACGCCCTCGGCGAGGGCGGCTACCGCCGCTACGACGAACGCACCGCGACCCAACTGGGCGACGGCGCCGAGCTGTTGCTCGACAAGTACGGCGGCGACCTGCGCCGGATGCGCGAGGCGGCGGACGGCGACACCGGCCGGCTGCGCTCGCTGCTGCGCGAGGTCCCCGGGCTCGGGCCCGCCGGTACGGACATCTTCCTGCGGGAGGCCCAGGCCGTCTGGACGGACCTCGCGCCGTACCTGGACGCCAAGGCCATGCAGGGCGCGGAACGGGTCGGCCTGCCGTCCTCCCCCGACGCGCTGCTCAAGGCCGCCGGGAAGACCGACCCCGCCGTGCTGGCGGCGGCCCTGGTGCGCGCGGCGCTCGACAAGAAGGGCGCGGAGGAGATCCGCGAGGCCGGGTGAACGGCCGGTGGCCCCGGGCCCGTCGCGGGGTCCGGGGCCACCGGCGCATACGTGTGCCCGCGTGCTTACGGCGTTTCCGTGAGCATCCCCCGGGCCGTCGCCGCGATCGCCTGCGCGTCGATCCCGGCCGCCCGCAGCTGCTCCTCCGGCGACGCGGAGCCGGGCATGGTGCGTACCGCGAGCCGGGCCAGGCGCGGCACGGGCCGGCCGTCGGTGAAGGCGTCCAGTACCGCGTCGCCGAGGCCGCCCTCGGGGTGGTGGTCCTCGACGGTGATGATCCGCCCGGTGACCTCGGCGGCCTCCCGCAGCGTGGGCAGGTCCACCGGCTTGAGGGAGTACAGGTCGATGACGCGGGCGGACACGCCCTCGCCGGCCAGGGTGTCGGCGGCGGCCAGCGCCTCGTGGACGGTGATGCCCGCGGCCACGATGGTGACCCGGTCGTCGGGCGTCGCGCGCAGCGTCTTGCTGCCGCCGATCGGGAAGTCCTCCCCCGGGCCGTAGATGACCGGGCTCTCGCCCCGGGACGTGCGCAGGTAGCGGATGCCGCGCGCGCCGGCCATGGCGGCGGTCAGGCGGGCCGCCTGGTTGGCGTCG from Streptomyces albofaciens JCM 4342 encodes the following:
- a CDS encoding alpha/beta hydrolase, translating into MQLRHFPRIRRPRRAGWTDLVLALLLPLLTVPATGVPAHAAGGPAHDATHEPAHATAHASAHASARNPARVVAEVPVGDRMLDLGISSPETGAPVKWVRLLLPKGWSKNASRTWPVLWLLHGGGGNHRDWTDNTHVEQLAAGRDVLVVMPETSGCSSYSDWYNYGAWGSPAWETYLLDEVRPLLERDYRAGTTRAVAGLSMGGLGALKFTAARPGMFRAAASYSGAVSPLYRSTDGGLSGPDGVKLGALTCLADWKRVWGEPGYPFDTDDPTDLRQQWLWKRNSPVEQAASLRGTPLYLSYGDGTTDGGPGWSWGNGDTPPAPSPARCTDPPVHGTQDPVERAVYGMNQQLRAKLARLGIPATVCASKGGHSWPYWERELVASWPMLMRALGA
- a CDS encoding trypsin-like serine peptidase, with amino-acid sequence MSTTERDGAAEPPDPAPAPAAPRTRRRAAALGLCAVLGLTCAGAVLAVRAFAHGGYLATGDPATGSYAEGAADGDAAADALLSGPYTERPAPPRATVRTTAGQDTAVRGESAEPSVSRPLEAAPTGVSAPVGPLFSPGHDGDADHHCTASVVHSATRDLVVTAAHCVYDGGFRTNLVFAPGYHDGVVPYGVWVPSRIVVDPRWADGRDEDHDVAFLRVRRARGGGPTGQRVEDLTGAERIRFSPPGGLPTRTVGYPDDRETPVGCRNTTTALPGQLRFDCAGFPNGTSGGPMLTAVDPDTGLGTVTGVIGGLDEGGDDETSYSSWFGPDIAALYRRATADGA
- a CDS encoding phosphatidylinositol-specific phospholipase C domain-containing protein; translated protein: MSRTRCAGTAAVAAAMVVALAGPAGAAQPAGSYGATTSVGVHNAYEKAKYPYFADALDSGASLLELDVWTNALGKSWRVSHSNPLGNNSNCVNAATAGELRTKKRDQDLGGCLADMKAWHDAHPGHRPITVKVEMKDGFNDKGGRGPAAFDTLVRSRLGDAVYGPGDLATGHHDLDEAVRANGWPTRSALNGKFLFELIPGTVEESNPLDKLWTDREYATHLKNLAAQGKLNQATAFPAVHGAAAGDPRTRYTETALRPWFVVFDGDAATYLKNGIDTGWYDDRHYLLIMTDAHNVPPVIDGTRPTEAEALARVDQLAAAHGSIVTAD
- a CDS encoding endonuclease, which codes for MSSSDRARVRALLDTYGRTYADEAGIRIKDTPQPLYQLLVLACLLSARIQAGIAVAASRALSRAGMRTARRMKDATWQQRVDALGEGGYRRYDERTATQLGDGAELLLDKYGGDLRRMREAADGDTGRLRSLLREVPGLGPAGTDIFLREAQAVWTDLAPYLDAKAMQGAERVGLPSSPDALLKAAGKTDPAVLAAALVRAALDKKGAEEIREAG
- a CDS encoding phosphatidylinositol-specific phospholipase C, producing MDRRGFLKGAAAVSAAGALVGAGNGQAAATAAPPTGRTAARPRPAATSVSVQDWMEALPDSTPMRRLSIPGTHDSGARHGGPWVACQNTTIAQQLDSGIRFLDVRCRAVDSVFAIHHGAFYQNLMFGDVLVACRAFLQAHPSETVLMRVKQEYSEESAAEFRRIFDIYLDGKGWRPLFRLDGTLPSLGQARGKVVLLADSDGLPGVRYADPRVFDVQDDYMAEPLRKYPLVEAQFRKAVREPGKLFVNYVSTAALLPPRSNADRLNPKVKGFLDGGEARGWTGLGIVPMDFPDEHGLAETLIRHNTGA